AAGcagtttatgtttttgatttttctttttgcggCATGTAACAAGCCAAAACAATTCCATATTTAGCTATTTATTGCCAATGCAAGGATTGTCttgaacattttgaatgaaCAGCAAAGAAGTGGAGTGGTTTCAGAAGTTTATGGTTGTTTATTCAGATGATTTACACAGCATTTTAAGATAACATCGTTGAGTGAAAGTCCCAAGATGGCACTGTCAGAAATGTtgccaacaacaacattttagcCGAGGCCTCTTTTGGCACGGTGTAATTAAAGTGTAACTTTAATTGGCTGCATGCCAATTCCCTTTTACCTGGATTGGACTGTAAAGGAATAGATAATTTTCCTCTGGAACAGATAAGTCTGATATGGAGTGATAGAGATAACTCTTATGAAATATTTGGTTAACACTGCATGTGATAGCCTAAATTAATGTTTGtatgaagtctttttttttttttttttttacagcaatgAACTGTTGCCTCAGGTGATTTTCCCACGTCTCACTTGCTGAACATGCCGTGCTCGAGCACTGTCAGGTGTTTGATTAACGTTGCTTTCTCTCATCAAAGGTTTGAATCCAAAGTGACAGTCATGCATGTGGGGAAACCGGAAACATTGGAGCTGTTTCATCACTTCAGGTCTAGGGtacagtgtgcaggatttagggggctctatttacagaatatggaacTAAAATAATCACTTGAAAACACGAATCGTTCACCATGCTGAATTTTaatgccatttttctacagtagctcagaagggacaaactaaacactattTTTCTATCATGCTCGGTTTCAGTTAGCAACTACACCATTAGATGCCATTAAATtgtacacactggtcctttaacgtGATAACAACAATTTGacctcttgtttttaaaaatgacagagaATGTAGAGTACTTAGTTTTCACAGGCAGCTTATGATTTTGTCTATTTTAAAGCTACTTGATCAGAGTTtcttagattaaaaaaaaaaaaactctacatATGATCAATAAAAAATAGCAAACGTGTCACTTAAATATAACACAACAATGTTTTCTGGATAAAATCATAACTGATTATGTATTACTTATTGAGCTCAAAGTATATCTCCAATGAAAAACAGTCTCACCTTCTTATAGATTGCAAAAAATGAGATTTTGTTATCCTAAAACCTGCATATTTCAAAGCAAGACAAGCCAACTGTAACAATACTTTTAACATAAAACTGATCATATGAAAAGTACGGTTTTCTTCACCAGTGAGCCAACCATTAACCATGTAACCATGTGTGATGTGGactaactttatttaaaacctCAGAATTTCAGGATTCAAGATTGCAAAGTTTACAAAATATACATAACGCATGTAGAAATGTTCTCATGGATAACGGTGCATGAATGTCGTGACATCTGTCAGTAGTATCATACAGACTTCATGGGATTAAATGAATGTATGTAAAGACCTACAGTTCTAGTGTTTCATTCAGGGCGTGGCACATTCCTTACATGCGGTCAGAATGAACGTTGTGTACTGAGGTAGAGAAATTCATAACGGCTAGATTATGAATAGACCTGTCCTGACTTTGAACTCACTGTGTTTACACAGCTGAGTGAAATAGTTTCACTGCAATCTTAAGACAATTAACCCCCTCTCCCCCAACAGAAATTCAGATACGATGGTTGGATATCAGCCAGCTAAAGTGAttgagcaacaaaaaaaaagaagaaagaaaactaaaaacagtataaaagtgtataaaaatgattgaaaatCTGGTGATTTATGGTGGGAAAGTTGttgaaaaatgttgctttaacataagattttaaaagttaaaaacctGTTAATGCAAACCTGAACATCTGTATCGAAAGTACACCTGAAAAAATGCTGTGTAGCAGTAAGTGTACAATGGGAATGGGGTCTTttgttatataaatgtatagAATTTCCTTCTAGCTGAAAGCTGTGAGAGCAGCTATGTTCTCCTCTTGTGTTAATCCCTCATCTGAGAAGCAGTGAAGTTTATTTGTGGGAAATTTTCCTCTCTGAGATCTAAATGCGCCCCCTTTGCAAGCGTTTGCTCCAGCTCCGCTCCTGCACACCTGATCCTTGAGGCCTTAATGCTGATTGATCGAGCTGTCGCGGCCTGTGTGTAGCACTTAACTGGCCAACTGGAGAAAAAATCAAAGCTAGGACACAATAggtctttttcacagcagacatttccACTTGTCATCgaaggaaaagcacaggtggtTCGAACAACATACAATAGCTCCGTTTAATCAAGTGTCCTAGTCGGCCACGGCAGCATGACAGTGAGCTGGCATGCACACTACACCAAGAGACAGGAGGCGgttaaacagatatctgcacatgaatgcaAAGTCTGCAAACAAAGGGACCGAGATTCAAGCATCGGAGGCAAAAGACAGGGGGATGCACTGGCCAAATACACCGACTGTCgcctgatgatgatttagctttttaaataaaatgtatctgcaTTTATATGCACATATCTGTTTATAGACATTATCCGAAAAAGCATTATCCTCTGGCTACACTTGAAGCCCTGAAATATTGGCCGTTGTTCCCAGAGCCTTAATTGTCATTTAGATTACGAGATTGCAACATGAAAAGGAAAGAACACCAAAAAACGGTACACGGTATCTACAGTAAAGCATTAGTGCCTCTTATCAGTGAACAAATGCTGTAGGTTCATGTTCTATCTAAATGCCAAAGACTCTTTCAAGCAGAATGTTTAccaaaggaggagagagaaagaaaattacaCCCAAGTCtgctgatgttgtgtgtgtgtgtgtgtttttttcaaagtgtaGCCCTAAGGCCCAACCCTTATTGTAAAGGGGATTGTGGGTTTAGAAACTACAAGTGTatagaaaacatgttaaaaactgTGGGTCGGTCATCAAGAGTCTTATGTAATGATGCTTTATGATCCAACTTTTTGACCCATACAAAGGGACTGAATGCCAAGATGTCTCTGCTTCTGCAGGtttcactttgttgttgttgttgtccggCCTGCAACTGTACTGTTTCCAACTAATGGCGTAATGTTTGGGCAGATCAAGCAGCTTTTTTCAGTGCATAAAGCCGTCAGACACATTTAGCAACTAACTGGTGAACATAGGGGAATTCTTAGCAGCCAAAAGATCCAGAGAGGAGATGGTGGGGACCAAACACAgagccagaaacacaactccaaatgaaagATAATGTTGTGTTCGCAACTTTCTGTATGTTTAATTTATCATGAGATGCATCACTCtggcttttcttttccctcACCCTTCCTTTCCATTTGTCATCATGCAGGTGTTTGGAGGTTTGGTATGGATCCTGGTGGCATCGACTCTTGTCCAGCCAGACAACCCTCTGGGCTGGGTGATGTTCGTCTCCGTCTTTTGCTTCGTACTGACGACACTCTggttcttcatcttcctctgcggagccaatcagagcagcgTCTGGCCCTCCTTGGTTAGACATGCCCATTTTTCTCAGCTGGTTGAGTTCAGAGCTCTGTccaagtttcaagtttcaagtgtCAAGTTATTCCACACCAAACTCGTCATGTTGAACCAGTGACAGGCCTTCCCCAAACTCTTTCCACAGAGCTGGAAGCACACTTTCTAGAATAGCATTGTGCtttgtaacattaaaaatgcTACAGTAGGCTGCATCATTAGCATCCCGACCTTCAGTATTAACTGAGCATTATCTCCACAGTGCACAATGTTAATTAACCACATTTATGCATAGGGTGTGTTTGTGACTAGCACACTGTGTAGTATTTCCCCTGAGTGGAAGCTGGTCCTGGAAGCTATTAGAGTTTTTCTTATCTTGAGTTTTTGCTTGTGTTATGGAGCTTAGGCTTCTTTTGCTCGTCTTCCCTCGGGTTTTCCTCCCTTTGTCTGACTCTGCCCCAATTCCTCCCCCTGCAGGACGTGGGTTTTCATTTTGTGGCGGTGGTTTTCTACCTCAGTGCATCTGTGGATCTGGCGTATGTCACCATTCTGAAAGCGACAATTCTGGCGGTGTCTCCAACTGCTGACAATCTCAAATACTACCGACTGGACATCGCTGCAGTGGTACGTAAAACAACTCCATAAGTTACCTATATAACTGCTTCTAGTAAAATAGATTTGTGATTGGATTCCCAGTATCATGGTATataatattatgtatatattcCAACTTTTAGTTGATTTAAGAGACGTTAAGAGTTTAAAGTTCTGTGTGAACATTTGGTTGTGCAGCATgactttttaaagatataatcTCATTTTGTAGCTCTACTGTGAACTGACGTAGatattcaaatcaaaatgtatcTCTCATATATGTTTACCTCAACGTGacaatgatgtgtgtgtctctgtgtgtctgtgtatgttttcagGTGATGTCCTACGTGGCCACTCTTCTCTACTTCCTCCATGCCATTTTCTCTGCCATCCGGTGGCAGAGGTCctaatgaaacaaaacatcaaacacaaactaagaacaagaagaaacaaaaaaaaaaaaaacagctaaccTGTCattgaacttttctttttttgttctttttattttcatgtcgGCAACTTCCTTTGAACCAAAGtgccaaaacataaaaataaatgaatgactcACTTTTCCTAATCAGAGATGGAGCACTTTGGTCAGAATAGATGCAAGTGAAATGAGGTTcaagttaaaatgtgtttagaaataaatgaagttttAATGAAAATGGATGTGTGTAGATAACTAATGAAATCACAGATTTAATTGTTTAGTTGACCCAAATTTTATCGACACCGTTTTTATCGGGACTATTTTTTTAAGGCGTAATTAAAAGCTGTccatagctttttttttttttttaaataatcacaCTAACCAGTAAAGGTAAGTTTGTGAGGCTGTGAGCGCCACAAATGAaatttcatgtatttatatgaAGGCAGAAATCTTTGGAGGCAGCCACGTGGTGACTGGTTTCAGTTTCGGCTTTAGCATCTGAAAGGAAACGAGATAAAATGGAAATTACGTGTTTACTGTTAACAGAACAACCTGCAGCCTTTTATGGTCCAACATCGCTCATCACTgattacaggtgactttacaggtaAAATGACCAGTGACCTCCAAAACTGACGTATTTGCCTTCAACATTTCTAAAGccgtagtagtagtagtagtagtatagcacataaatattaaaacctGAAACCTTGAACAACTAAAAGACTGGATGGGGGAATGCACtttgtttcctgcatgttttctCGATGTTTATGATaaacaaaagataaatgtaGGAATACAAACTCTCCCTGTTGAACACCATTagtctttttgttcatttttaatacaataactttagtgtttgtttgttttttcttttcttttctttcctcgaAAAGGCTCAGTTTGGAtgtatgatttattatttttgcatttttattttcaacttcCAAAAATCTGAGGATGTAAATATTTCGATGATTtcactcatttcatttttttggaatctataatgtgaaataaatcaattGTAAATTCAGACATTGTGGCTTTTTCTGTTTGGTGACTAATGATCACAGTCTGTAAACAGGTTTGTTTCTCTATCATCAACACTGAtcttcatacacacatgcaccttACTCTTATGTCAaggctttattttaaaatctccTGGAAATATGTCAAAGAAAGCTGCTTCAGTTTAAATTAAACCAATTCTCTGCAAAACATAATAAAGAACACCaatcttcttcctctgatgTGAAACCTTTGATATCCCTCTTAGCAAAGACAATGAGCCACATAATGGTTTATTGTGTGGTGTTAGTATTACATAGCTCCAGGGCACGAGTTCTTTGGGTTACTATGTCTGAATCTATCAGGTTTCCAGTCAAGACTTCTGCATTTATCACAGATACAATGACCTCTAACTGAAATAGTGCCTGTGAACATGTAATGTCTACTGTGCATGTTGTATTTCGTGTGTGCCTACGCTCTTGTCTTCTTTATTCTGCaacattttatagatttttcttACATGATGTCAGTTCATCACAAGACAATGTTGCCTGGAaagtattaattaatttttgttttttaatgtcctGAATCTCAACTTGAAAGCAGCATCTATCTAACAGCCCAAACCTATGAGCAGAAGAGTGAAATGTAAATCACTTTATTAGTTTGATTTGATATTCTATTTGTTGGCAAATAAGTCCGATAGTGTCTGTCttttttagctctggtttggtctcctcCAATTCCTGAGAGAAACAACTAATTGCTCAACTATGTTTACCGGCATTACGTTTGTCTGTCTTCTATTTGGTTCTGGTCCTTTGCATTGGCTGTGGCTGGTAATGGTTGATGAAAGTAAGAGTGGACCAAAACAATAAAGGTGTGTCGTAAACCCCCCCAGAAAAAGGGCTGAAagacaccaaaacacaaaggTTAAAATGATTTATCTACAAAGCCAATCATGAGCATCTATGTTTTGAAAAGAAACTTCTGTTATAGCCACTGTGTGCAGTACAAATAAAGGCTGCAGGCACTCTTTTCCCGATGAAAGCCTCATAAAGTCAGCGCAACCCAAAACTCAACGAGCCGTTTCTTTACTAAGCAGCAAACAGTGTCGACATTTCAGCCGCACAGGTTTGACGGTAGCCACAGGGCACAAAATTCCTCTTTCGGGTTGTTTCAAAATCCCTTCACAGATCACCAGCTCACATTAAACACCATGTAGCCTTGGGTGAGGTAGATGATGGGTGGTGCAAGAAGCTGTGGGAAGGGATCTCTCACTCACAATAGCGGAACGGGTTTGTCTGCTAACTTAGCTTTCCTATAAGAGTCAgaaacacctgctgctgcttagTTGGTTCAGAAAAGGAGGGCAGGTTGCTCACTGTTGACTCAGTACCGGGAGAAGGCAGAACAGGCAGAGATGGCTGCAACTACTGCTCAGCCTATGGGGAGCCTGCCCAGCGGACTGGAGATATGCACCACGGCCCCGGATATATTTTACCTGCCTGAAATGGTGAGTGGATGATGACGTAGGATTATTTCCATTTTGGAttgatttttgaatttttttttaatgttttattttgcagtcaTTTTAAGGGGAAAAGGGGCAATTGATAGACTCAGTATTAATAACTGTTTGGAGCCTCAGATC
This genomic stretch from Larimichthys crocea isolate SSNF chromosome III, L_crocea_2.0, whole genome shotgun sequence harbors:
- the LOC109138883 gene encoding myelin and lymphocyte protein, yielding MASTTSGDVLPTGGRIFTSIPDVFFLPEFVFGGLVWILVASTLVQPDNPLGWVMFVSVFCFVLTTLWFFIFLCGANQSSVWPSLDVGFHFVAVVFYLSASVDLAYVTILKATILAVSPTADNLKYYRLDIAAVVMSYVATLLYFLHAIFSAIRWQRS